TGGGTTCGTTGCGCGTGTTGCGTGGCGGGTCGTGGTTCAACGACGCCGACTACTGTCGGTCCGCGTACCGCAGCAGGGACGCACCCGGCAGCGGGGACGGCACGATTGGTTTTCGATTGTGCCGAGTGATTGTTCTCCCCGAGTCGTCCTCATCTTAATGAACTCTGTATCTCTGTACTCTGAACTCTAGGGGGTCTGGGGGCGAAGCCCCCAGTCGCAATGCGGCCATGAATGTTCCCAAGACACCACTCTTTGTCAAAACACACGACTTTATTTTCTGGCTGTTGAAACACACCCAGCGATTTCCCAAGCATCTACGGCATAGTTACACGAATCGTCTGGAAGGTGTCGCGTTCGAGTTTGAAGAACTGATCCTGATGGCGAACACGCTGCGTGGTAAACAGCGTCAAGAATTTCTCGCACTTGCCGACGGCAAGCTACTCTGCCTACGTGGTCTGCTCCGTTATACAATTGATTTGACATTATTAGGTAGTAATCAATTTCGATTTGCGGCAGAATGTGTTGATGAGCTAGGCCGACTTCTGGGGGCCTGGCAAAAGGGGGCAGACCGCTAACCGTGGGTTCGTTGCGCGTGTTGCGTGGCGGGTCGTGGAACAACAACGCCGACAACTGTCGGTCCGCGTACCGCAACAGGAACACACCCGACAACAGGAACAACACAATTGGTTTTCGATTGTGCCGAGTGATTGTTCTCCCCGAATCGTTCGTTATGCCAGATGTCGGGTCTGCTGCACCTTGGTGTGTTCTGCACGTCCGGCCTGTGCCAAGAGGACGACAGGTCTGTTTCCTGTGTACCCATCCCAAAAGAGGGTATGAGAGTGTTTCTTTTTTGGGCGACGGGGCCGAAGCCGCAGCGACGGGCGGGGGCTGGTAGCGTCAGCGAACGTCCCCACCCGTCTTTTGTTTCTATTGAAAGGTGGACACGGTGGCAAAATCCTACGGCAATCTCTGGCCCCAGTTCGCATCATGGGACAACTTGACACTTGCCTCTCGTCGTTGCCGCCGCCGCAAGCGATTCAAACGTGGAGCCATCGCCTTTGACTTCGGATGGGAATCGAACTTGCTCACACTTCAACGCGAACTTGATGGTGGAACTTATGAACCCGGACCTTATCGGCATTTCTTCATACGTGATCCCAAACCTCGCAAAATCAGTGCTGCCCCCTTCCGCGATCGGATCGTCCACCATGCGATCGTGAATGTCCTCGAACCGCTCTTTGAGCGGCGGTTCCTTCACGACAGTTATGCCTGTCGCCGAGGAAAGGGAACACATCGAGCTCTCGACCGGGCACAGCATTTTCTCCGCCGTCATTCATTTGTCCTGCAAACCGATATTCAGCGGTTCTTTCCGAACGTTGACCATGAGATACTGCTTGATTTGCTGAAGCGTACAATCGTCGATCATCGGCTACTGGACTTGGTTTCGAAAATCGTGGCTTCAGGTGAGGGCATATTCGATGATGAGACGCCTCGAACCTGGTTCCCAGGTGATAACCTATTAGATATCCTGCGTCCGACCGGACTGCCGATTGGCAATCTCACCAGTCAGTTTTTTGCCAATGTGCTGCTCGATCCGGTCGACCACTTCATCAAGGAGCAACTCCGTATTCCGGGATATGTGCGCTACGCAGATGACCTCTTACTATTTGCCGATGAGAAAAAAGTCCTGTGGTCGGCAGCTGAAAAAGTGGTCCGATTTCTGGCGACGCTTCGTCTTCGGTTGCATTCCCAAAAGACAGTAGTGCATGCTTCACAGCATGGCGTGAAATACCTTGGATTTCGACTGAAACCCAACGGTAGACGTTTGGCTCAACAAAGTGTCCGCCGCATGCGGTCGCGACTCCGTCAGCAACAGCGGCTTTTTTCTGCAGGGGAAATCGATTGCTGCGATGTCAGCCGCTCGTTGCAGGCATGGTTGGCACATTGCCACACCGCCAATACGACTGGTCTGATAAATGACCTGCTGCGTGGTGTTCGTTTTCATCGCAGTCCCGGCAACTGACTTAATTCCGTTGCAAAAGCGTGGAAACTGCAGCGCCTGCGCCTAAGGGTAGAGCCCCCTGGCAGAGCGATGTCATTAAAAGGATATCGTACTCCTGGAGCCGTCTCGTCTCCAATTTCTCGTCCAGACATTGATTTAGCATCTACATGCTGAATGTATATCTTGAGCAGGACGTTGGTTTTTCTAAGCGTTCCACAGGGATGTCCGGATACGACCGGAGACTCTTTTATTATTTGGCTAATCATTTAAGGGAGTCAAACATGACAATCCATGTTCTGGAAAAGCTTAGTTTGTGGGGGACACTCTTTGTAACCTCAACGGTCGTTGTCTGGATGTTCAATCATAACCTGGAAGGTGCTATCGCTTCGGGAGTGACCACCGCATCGATCAAAACACCTTTTGTGTTAGTCCACCAACGTCTCTGGTTAAAGATCAAAGAAATCATAACAAAGCAATAGCATTACTGTCTCAATATCAAACGAGAAAGGTCCAACAATCAATGTACACCATTCACAGTTACCACAAAAAAGCTAAATGTGAATACGCAGGACGTGAAGGCGAAGCGGTGGAAATATCTTCTGCCGATGGAACTATCGATCATGCGATTCTTTGTTTCCAGGAACTGCAAAAACTGCTTCGATTTCGTCAGTCTCAAACTGAAAAGAAGAACGGTTCTGTCCCGAAAGCGAGTTCAGTTTCATCGAAGTAATATGTTTTACCGTCTGTGTTCAATCCCGTTGTTCGGGTTTCACTAAAACAATTTTCCTATGAAGAAGGAGTACCAAAACAATGGCTGTTACCAAACATTACCGGGTCGATGGAAGTGATAACTATACCGTCACGTACAAACAGAAATGGAATGGGACGTATGAGATTCGTTGCTCCCAACACCCGCACAATCCACAGAGCACTAACGTGAATGATTGCCATCTGTATTCCGATGGAAGGGTTTGCGTTTCCAAAGGAAAGGAACCACGCACGCTCGATAAGGCGAAAGCGATTGGAATAGCTTTTTGTGAAGGGTACAGCCAGTACGTCCGTACTGGCAGATTTCCCAATGGCCGCAAGCGAGTAAACGTTTAACGGTTGTGTTTTTCTGAGGTCGTTACCACAGCGGGCTTCGTTCCAACGTTGCGATGACGACTGGTTACCAGGTGGAACGACATTGAATGAAGGACTTCGTCATGAAATACGTTGTATTTGGTATTGAAGAACTGGAGGACGGAACTCTGCACACTGGCAGATAGAGACAGTTATGAAAGTCTATCTGTAGTGGCTGAGCATTGCCGGGGTCGATACCAAAATGATCGATCCCCGGCTTTCCCACATTTTTATTTATTCTGTCACATTTAACCGGAGAACAATCATGTTTAGTCCCCCACTCGCTTTTCACGGCGACCTGCCTGGACTTTGGCGAAGAAACTTGGATTCGCTACAAAATGCGTGTTGTGATGGCTTCCCTATCGGATCGGACTTCATTCAAGAAAACTCTGATCCGGAAACGCAGATTCAACCAAATCCGAAGCCTATCATTGGTCGTCGGAAGAAACGCAAAGGGAGCAAACAAGACGTAATATCAGATCTCAAAGTGACCGGCCTCGGCCCGATCCTGATAATGATTCGGTCGGTTTACCAGCAAATTCTGGAAGATCTTGTAGAGCATCCTTTTCAGAAGGAGAAGGCCGGAATTTTACTGGGACCTACGGCAGAGGATGATCTCGTCACGCACTATGTTCCCGACGAAAACGGTCATGCGACGTATTCTTCATTTACCCTGGATGCCGCAAGTCTCAATCGAACCCTGAGACACCGAAAAGGTGTCGGGTTGAATTGCAAAGGGGTCGTTCACGTACATCCGCCCGGAGCGTTGCACCCTTCATTTGGGGATCTGGAGTATGTCGCCAAACTGTTTGCCAATCCTAAGAACACGGAAGCAACACAAGTGATGCTCCCGATTGTTGCCGATGGTCGACTCTATCCCTACCAGATCGATGCCAGTAATCCCCGCGAAGTCCTGGTTCCCCGCTTGATTCTGATCTGACGGCATTGGCGGGTTTTATTCAGGAGCAGCGAGCAATGTTTACAACGTAGTTCATTAAAGAAAGGCATGGAACCATGCAATTTGAGCGAATCAAAAATGTGATTGATATTCCAACCATCCAATCCAAGGTAGTGACAATTATCGGTGCCGGTGGATCTGCGCCACTGATTGAGAATCTCACTCGATGCGGTGTGCAACACTGGAAGCTTGTTGACCTGGATATCATTGAAAACGCAAACATTTCTCGACAGGGGCATTCTCCGGCTGATATTGGGATGCCGAAGGTGCATGCTGTGGCTAACAAGATCTGGGAAATCAATCCTGAAGCGGTGGTGGACTGTTTTCCGGAGGACTTTACAAAACTGAGTGATGAAGAAATACGTGAATCATTCGGCAGCAGTGATCTGTTCATTTTTGCGACCGATTCCTTTGCCGCCCAATCTCGGGGTAATGAGGTTGCTCTCCTTCTAAATGCCTCGGCAATCTGGATCGGCCTGTATCCGGGTGGTGCCGGAGGCGAAGTCGTTTTTTGGCATCCGGATCTTGAATGCTGTTTTCGCTGCCTCTGCAGTGGTCGCTATCAGGCACAACAGCAGGCTGCTCAGCAGGGGCGTTCGCTCGATCCTCCGAGTGACGGCGCAACAATTTTCGATATCCAATTGCTCGACTCCATTGCCGGTCACATTTGTCTGGGGCTTCTTACCCGAGGTTGTGAGAATCGCTTTGGGCAATTGATTGACCAGCTGGGAGACCGCCAATTTATTCAGGTCGGCATCCGTCCCGATTTTCGCATCAATGGAAAAGATGTGATCCGCAAGCATCTGGGAGTCGATGCAGAATGCCCATCGTTGTTTGCCTGGAATTCCATTGCATTGAGCGATCCGGATGAAGGGAACGCTTACTGTCCGGATTGTGAAACGTATCGTGGAATCACGTTTTCGCGTTCGGCAGAAGGAAGCTCAGGTTCTATTCGGGTGAGAACGGAGCAAGGACACCAGAAAAAATCAACGACCGTCAATTAACAGGGGCGGTTAGTACTTTAGATATGTTTTCTTCTAAGGGGGGAAATATCACATGGAAATACTTCTGATACTTGTGGTATTGGCTGGTGGGGGCTGGTGGCTGTGTAAGCGGTTCTATCGCGTGATCCGGTCTGCTCACAGGCAGAACCTATGGCAACGACAGAACGATGCAGTTTCAGTGGGACGCCAGCAACAGCAGCAGAGGCAAATGTATGAACGTCGCCGTCGGCAACAAGCGCTCAATCAAAAATATCGTGCACTCCAGGTCGCTTTATTGCAGCTGGATCAGGCTCCTGATTTTCAGCGGGCGGCCTCTCGGGCGGAGGCCGCCAGTGAGGTTCCACTGGCTTTGCGGCAAAGGCAGTATCGTCGCTTTCGGCAAAAACTGGTCAGACATTTCGTACGCCGTCTGCGGATGGGTACTGAGACCCAGGTTCTGCTCGATTCTCTCACGGTATTGGTCGAGGCACTGGGCGTTGCCGGTTTTGAGGCGAGTTATATTGAACAGGCAGCTTCGCGGCAGTTGCAAAACAGAACCATGAGACCAGCAGAAAATTTCTCTGCCACGTTAGAGCGAGTGCAGCGGGAGCATGCTGACCGGAAGGCTGCGCTGAATCAGGCGAGCCTGGATCCGGATACAAAGCAGCAATTACAGGAAGCACAGGACCAGCAATTAGTGGAATCCTTGATGGAAATGACGCTTGGTAATCGAGGAGAAGAGACATGAACCAGCTTTCCAGAACTATCAGACCGAAGCGACTATCCCGAACCAGACGGCATTCGTTTTTCTCGTCGAAACAGCTTTTTGCTGAGAGTCAGGCGGGAATCTTCATCTCCGGCGACTCCGGTTTCGGAAAGAGCAATGCGATGAAAGTGCTGATGCAGCTCCTGGCGATCTTGGGATATGGCTTTCTGTTCATAAGCCCGCACGGTTCTGATCCGAGAGACATACTGAGTTGGTGTATGGCTCAGAAAGCATCGATCCGCAACCGGGTCGTGTATATCGATCCGGCTGAGACATCGCGTACGACCTGTATCAATCCCCTCGCAGTCGAATCGACCCGTGACCCGATCCAATACCGCGCTCGGCTGGTCAGTAAAATCGGGCATGTTTGCCGGATTCTGCTCTCTGCCTGGGGAGAGGAAGATTTTGACAGTCGTCCCCGCCTCTTTACCTGGACAATGAGAATTTTGAAGACGCTTGCAGAACTCGGTTTACCTCTGGCGGATGCAAAGCATTTTCTGGATGTTGGTTCTGATGTCTACAATGCTCTGGTACAAGCGGTCCCCGATGTCATGGCACGGCACTTCTTTGAGAATCTGGCCGCCGGTCGTCCGCAAGATATCCGGGAAGAGATCGAATCGACGCGCAACCGCATCCTGGGGTTTTTCAGTAATCCGATTATCGAAGCCATGCTTTCCCGGACGAGCGGGGTACTCGATTTTGGACAGCTGCGACGAAAAAACGCCATCGTGATTGTCAATCTCAGACAAGGGGGCGTTTTGCGGGAGGAAGATCAGCAAATATTAGCTAATTTATTTCTGGCCGAGTTATTACACGACGTTTTTAATAGTGATACTCCTACTCCGTACTTTGCCTTTCTGGATGAGCTTCCCGTCTTTGCCAGGGGATCAGGACCGGAACTGACTGCTGCAGCCGGCCAAATCCGCAAGTTTTTATTACGTCTGGTTTGTGCCACGCAAGGGGCGAATCCGTTTCCGGATCGTGTGGATGATCGTTTACTAAATGCCTTGATTGGGCAGTGTGGTCTACATTTTCTATTTCGCCATAAGCATCCGTATGATGCGAAGTTTTTCGGCGAGATCATCGGGTTCCCAACCTATGATCCTCAGCGAGTGAAACATCAGACTGTGCAGTCGCAGCAGTATCAGGCGGGCCATGATTTAGTCACCCTGATGGATTTCAGTGAAAGTGAGTCGGAAACCAGGGGAACGGGAGGCTCTGAATCAAACGGTGTTACGGAGACCGAGCAGTGGAGTGATACCCAGAGCCATTCGGTGGGTTCATCCACCAGTCATTCGGAATCAAGCTCGCAAACAACGGGAACCAGTCAGAATCCCTACAACACACAATTGCAACAGATACGACAGGCGGTCAGTGATGCCCGATCTTCGACAGCAGGGCAATCTGAAAACCGTACCGATGGTCGTTCTTCGACGACGGGAGGCTCGAAGGGACACTCTCACCAAACCAGTCAGAGCTGGTCGCAATCTGTGGGGAAAACGAGGGGAAGAACTTTTAAACAGTCATTGGTTCCTCGGCTACTTTGGAGAGACGTCGTGACTGGAGTCACCTTTTATTCGCCACAAGAACACCAGCTGATGTATGCGACCCGGCTGGCATCACTGCAGATTGGAGAAGCGATTGTCTACGGTCCGGGAAAACCGATGCGGATTCAATTCCCCTTGGCACAAGATCCTGCTCGCTGGTCCCCGAGATTTGTTGCGCGGCGTATGGAACATTACCTGGACCTGTTAGCACAGGTCTTTCCTTCCCCGCAGCAGGTCTTAGCCGAACGTCAACAGGAACTGGAAGCAATCATTCACAATCTGGGTCTGGCATTACCTGAGCAGGATGCAGGTGATGATCCGTTTCCCAGTTAGAGGTAGA
This genomic interval from Gimesia alba contains the following:
- a CDS encoding HesA/MoeB/ThiF family protein, with protein sequence MQFERIKNVIDIPTIQSKVVTIIGAGGSAPLIENLTRCGVQHWKLVDLDIIENANISRQGHSPADIGMPKVHAVANKIWEINPEAVVDCFPEDFTKLSDEEIRESFGSSDLFIFATDSFAAQSRGNEVALLLNASAIWIGLYPGGAGGEVVFWHPDLECCFRCLCSGRYQAQQQAAQQGRSLDPPSDGATIFDIQLLDSIAGHICLGLLTRGCENRFGQLIDQLGDRQFIQVGIRPDFRINGKDVIRKHLGVDAECPSLFAWNSIALSDPDEGNAYCPDCETYRGITFSRSAEGSSGSIRVRTEQGHQKKSTTVN
- a CDS encoding type IV secretory system conjugative DNA transfer family protein — its product is MNQLSRTIRPKRLSRTRRHSFFSSKQLFAESQAGIFISGDSGFGKSNAMKVLMQLLAILGYGFLFISPHGSDPRDILSWCMAQKASIRNRVVYIDPAETSRTTCINPLAVESTRDPIQYRARLVSKIGHVCRILLSAWGEEDFDSRPRLFTWTMRILKTLAELGLPLADAKHFLDVGSDVYNALVQAVPDVMARHFFENLAAGRPQDIREEIESTRNRILGFFSNPIIEAMLSRTSGVLDFGQLRRKNAIVIVNLRQGGVLREEDQQILANLFLAELLHDVFNSDTPTPYFAFLDELPVFARGSGPELTAAAGQIRKFLLRLVCATQGANPFPDRVDDRLLNALIGQCGLHFLFRHKHPYDAKFFGEIIGFPTYDPQRVKHQTVQSQQYQAGHDLVTLMDFSESESETRGTGGSESNGVTETEQWSDTQSHSVGSSTSHSESSSQTTGTSQNPYNTQLQQIRQAVSDARSSTAGQSENRTDGRSSTTGGSKGHSHQTSQSWSQSVGKTRGRTFKQSLVPRLLWRDVVTGVTFYSPQEHQLMYATRLASLQIGEAIVYGPGKPMRIQFPLAQDPARWSPRFVARRMEHYLDLLAQVFPSPQQVLAERQQELEAIIHNLGLALPEQDAGDDPFPS
- a CDS encoding four helix bundle protein, whose protein sequence is MNVPKTPLFVKTHDFIFWLLKHTQRFPKHLRHSYTNRLEGVAFEFEELILMANTLRGKQRQEFLALADGKLLCLRGLLRYTIDLTLLGSNQFRFAAECVDELGRLLGAWQKGADR
- a CDS encoding reverse transcriptase domain-containing protein, with the translated sequence MAKSYGNLWPQFASWDNLTLASRRCRRRKRFKRGAIAFDFGWESNLLTLQRELDGGTYEPGPYRHFFIRDPKPRKISAAPFRDRIVHHAIVNVLEPLFERRFLHDSYACRRGKGTHRALDRAQHFLRRHSFVLQTDIQRFFPNVDHEILLDLLKRTIVDHRLLDLVSKIVASGEGIFDDETPRTWFPGDNLLDILRPTGLPIGNLTSQFFANVLLDPVDHFIKEQLRIPGYVRYADDLLLFADEKKVLWSAAEKVVRFLATLRLRLHSQKTVVHASQHGVKYLGFRLKPNGRRLAQQSVRRMRSRLRQQQRLFSAGEIDCCDVSRSLQAWLAHCHTANTTGLINDLLRGVRFHRSPGN
- a CDS encoding Mov34/MPN/PAD-1 family protein, encoding MFSPPLAFHGDLPGLWRRNLDSLQNACCDGFPIGSDFIQENSDPETQIQPNPKPIIGRRKKRKGSKQDVISDLKVTGLGPILIMIRSVYQQILEDLVEHPFQKEKAGILLGPTAEDDLVTHYVPDENGHATYSSFTLDAASLNRTLRHRKGVGLNCKGVVHVHPPGALHPSFGDLEYVAKLFANPKNTEATQVMLPIVADGRLYPYQIDASNPREVLVPRLILI